Proteins from one Romboutsia sp. CE17 genomic window:
- a CDS encoding winged helix-turn-helix transcriptional regulator produces MNEVLEVNEEPFLYTMSLINGKWKMHILFWLSKRDIFRYGELKKLIKNITHKMLSTQLKELERDNLIIRTEYHQVPPKVEYSLSELGLSLMPVLNAIFTWRYDNLPQQK; encoded by the coding sequence ATGAATGAAGTTTTAGAAGTAAATGAAGAACCTTTCTTATATACTATGTCATTAATTAATGGAAAATGGAAAATGCATATATTATTTTGGCTTTCTAAAAGAGATATATTTCGTTATGGCGAGTTAAAAAAGTTGATTAAAAACATCACTCACAAAATGTTAAGTACGCAGTTAAAAGAGTTAGAACGTGATAACTTGATTATTAGAACTGAATATCACCAAGTCCCGCCTAAAGTTGAGTATAGTCTATCTGAACTTGGTTTATCTCTAATGCCTGTTCTTAACGCTATTTTTACATGGAGATATGATAATTTACCACAACAAAAATAA
- a CDS encoding bifunctional diguanylate cyclase/phosphodiesterase, whose product MKVLNKKELLISIAFCIFVFLISFFTLNNFVTNAMNESNEEQLLKANKQNIELGKVKIETVLDNKLDIFIENLLESGAVGSNNIDDEKIIELITYFRKENFIQIMGVIVDNKEIFLNENNERISIDQKTIYAILAEERSIFKYSINEEDYLVIKNTISNYDEHNITTVYLHKDKSINKDLHIPVYTESGYSYVVNDNGNGIFYSTKDMSEIRLDNVLDTILSYSEENSDEVNKFKLDMLNKKSGIIKYEGLRGKIWMAYSPMGYEDLYLCTVIPEHVVDDNVDEIENLNSISNKVIIVDIILIFGFLKFVEIDRRKKVNKILNLDPITNGNSYKKFNEELKKVYKKKEAKAIYMAIDLDNFKLVNTVLGKECGDQVLKKIYEILEFHIGNNGCYCRKEADEFLAYYEYQNDEDVEHIVNIICESIRHIILPQNHILVPSIGICYMNNKDRLVESLEVNAIIAKKKSKHKINVFYSYFKDSNLYEMIDNKSILDDMNRAIINKEFRLVYQPKFDAKTQKVVGAEALIRWTKPDNSTVYPNEFIPIAEKTGFITFIDSYVFKLVCEKQAKWMEKGYDIVPISVNISREKLKDENFIYEYLKIIGNAGIEKEYVQLEITEGDTYSYENVNTNIVDVIKDAGFNVSIDDFGVGYSSLTMLKDIHGDVLKLDRSFVIDESSSGKSMLKYIIKIAKIFNYKVVAEGVETEAQYNFLKEDCDEIQGYYFSKPLEEEEFIDKYLSNLEINQPIS is encoded by the coding sequence GTGAAAGTATTAAATAAAAAAGAACTATTAATTAGTATTGCTTTTTGTATTTTTGTATTTTTAATTTCATTTTTTACTTTAAATAATTTTGTTACTAATGCTATGAATGAAAGTAATGAAGAACAATTATTAAAAGCGAATAAACAAAATATTGAGTTAGGTAAAGTTAAAATTGAAACTGTACTAGATAATAAACTAGATATTTTTATTGAAAATTTATTAGAATCTGGAGCTGTAGGAAGTAATAATATTGATGATGAAAAAATTATTGAACTTATAACGTATTTTAGAAAAGAAAATTTCATCCAAATTATGGGTGTAATAGTAGACAATAAAGAAATTTTTCTAAATGAAAATAATGAAAGAATAAGCATTGACCAAAAGACAATTTATGCTATTTTAGCAGAGGAAAGAAGTATTTTTAAATATTCAATTAATGAAGAAGATTATTTAGTAATAAAAAATACAATAAGTAACTATGATGAACATAATATAACTACTGTTTATTTACATAAAGACAAATCAATAAATAAAGATTTACATATACCTGTTTATACAGAATCAGGGTATTCATATGTTGTCAATGATAATGGTAATGGTATTTTTTATTCGACTAAAGATATGTCAGAAATTAGGTTAGATAATGTTTTAGATACAATATTATCATACTCTGAAGAAAATTCAGATGAAGTTAATAAATTTAAGTTAGATATGCTTAATAAAAAAAGTGGTATTATTAAGTATGAAGGTTTAAGAGGAAAAATATGGATGGCTTATTCGCCTATGGGATATGAAGATTTATATTTGTGTACAGTAATTCCGGAACATGTTGTAGATGATAATGTAGATGAAATAGAAAACTTAAATTCAATATCTAACAAAGTAATAATAGTTGATATTATTTTAATATTTGGATTTTTAAAATTTGTTGAGATTGATAGAAGAAAAAAAGTTAATAAAATACTAAATTTAGATCCTATTACCAATGGAAATTCTTATAAAAAATTCAATGAAGAATTGAAAAAAGTATATAAGAAGAAAGAAGCAAAAGCTATATATATGGCCATAGACTTAGATAACTTTAAACTAGTTAATACTGTTTTAGGTAAAGAATGTGGGGATCAAGTATTGAAAAAAATATATGAAATTTTAGAGTTTCATATAGGAAATAATGGTTGTTACTGCCGTAAAGAAGCAGATGAATTTTTAGCTTATTATGAATATCAAAATGATGAAGATGTTGAACATATTGTAAATATTATATGTGAATCTATAAGACATATAATATTACCACAAAACCACATATTAGTACCTTCAATCGGTATATGTTATATGAATAATAAAGATAGACTAGTTGAAAGTTTAGAGGTAAATGCAATTATAGCTAAAAAGAAATCAAAACATAAAATAAATGTATTTTATTCATATTTCAAAGACAGCAATCTATATGAAATGATTGATAATAAAAGCATATTAGATGATATGAATAGAGCTATTATAAATAAAGAATTTAGATTGGTATATCAACCTAAATTTGATGCAAAAACTCAAAAAGTAGTTGGTGCTGAGGCATTAATTAGATGGACAAAACCAGATAATTCCACCGTCTATCCAAATGAATTTATACCTATTGCAGAAAAAACAGGATTCATTACATTTATAGACAGTTATGTATTTAAATTAGTATGTGAAAAACAAGCTAAGTGGATGGAAAAAGGATATGATATAGTTCCTATATCGGTAAATATATCAAGAGAAAAATTAAAAGATGAAAACTTTATATATGAATATTTGAAAATAATTGGAAATGCTGGAATAGAAAAAGAATATGTGCAACTGGAGATTACAGAAGGCGATACATATTCATATGAAAATGTAAATACTAATATAGTTGATGTAATCAAAGATGCTGGTTTTAATGTATCAATAGATGATTTTGGAGTAGGGTATTCTTCTTTAACTATGCTAAAAGATATACATGGAGATGTTCTAAAGTTAGACAGATCCTTTGTAATTGATGAGAGTAGTAGCGGAAAATCTATGTTAAAATATATTATTAAAATTGCAAAAATATTTAATTATAAGGTAGTAGCAGAAGGTGTAGAAACCGAGGCTCAGTATAATTTCTTAAAAGAAGATTGTGATGAAATACAAGGATATTATTTCTCTAAACCTTTAGAAGAAGAAGAGTTTATTGATAAATATTTAAGTAATTTAGAAATAAACCAGCCAATTAGCTAA
- a CDS encoding PepSY domain-containing protein: protein MSKNIIEKIKEKKKKIIKGVLVFTISAVTVGILGTTIVYNKIKSNINYTKKQAIEIALEQIPGEVAGVRYDLELERLSLEYDIKIKDKNNILREVTVDSKLGAIVDFEDYMYND from the coding sequence ATGAGTAAAAATATAATTGAAAAAATAAAAGAAAAGAAAAAGAAAATAATTAAAGGAGTTTTAGTTTTTACAATTTCAGCAGTTACAGTAGGTATACTAGGTACAACAATTGTATATAACAAGATTAAATCAAATATTAATTATACAAAAAAACAAGCTATAGAAATAGCACTTGAACAAATTCCAGGAGAAGTGGCTGGTGTGAGATATGATTTAGAATTAGAAAGGCTTTCTTTAGAGTATGATATTAAAATAAAAGATAAAAATAATATACTTAGAGAAGTTACTGTTGATTCAAAATTAGGAGCTATTGTAGATTTTGAAGATTATATGTATAATGACTAA
- a CDS encoding response regulator transcription factor, which translates to MKKILMVEDEVNISDFVKLELEYEGYDVCIKSDGREGLKEALEKDYDLIILDIMLPSMNGFEICRRLKKEKTTPVIMLSAKDSVMDKVNGLQIGADDYIAKPFAIEELLARIEAVIRRVNNSNDYIVKFKDITIDKNSRTVKKNNEEINLTNKEYELLMLLIDNKDKVVSRDEILHHVWGYDVDLETNVTDVYIRYLRMKLNQDDKDDKEEYIKTIRSVGYIMRS; encoded by the coding sequence GTGAAGAAAATATTAATGGTGGAAGATGAAGTTAATATTTCTGATTTTGTAAAGTTAGAACTAGAATATGAGGGATATGATGTCTGTATTAAAAGTGATGGAAGAGAAGGCTTAAAAGAAGCTTTAGAAAAAGATTATGATTTAATAATTTTGGATATTATGCTTCCATCAATGAATGGATTTGAAATATGTAGGAGATTAAAAAAAGAAAAGACTACTCCAGTAATAATGCTTAGTGCAAAGGATAGCGTAATGGATAAAGTTAATGGACTTCAAATAGGAGCTGATGACTATATAGCAAAACCTTTTGCAATAGAAGAACTACTTGCTCGTATTGAAGCAGTAATTAGAAGGGTAAATAACTCAAATGATTATATAGTTAAATTTAAAGATATTACAATTGACAAGAATTCTAGAACTGTTAAGAAAAATAATGAAGAAATAAATTTAACTAATAAAGAGTATGAACTTTTAATGTTACTTATAGATAACAAAGATAAAGTAGTATCAAGAGATGAAATACTACATCACGTATGGGGTTATGATGTTGATTTAGAAACTAATGTAACAGACGTTTATATTAGATATTTAAGAATGAAATTAAATCAAGATGATAAAGATGATAAAGAAGAGTACATTAAAACTATAAGATCAGTTGGATACATTATGAGGTCATAA
- a CDS encoding HAMP domain-containing sensor histidine kinase, whose protein sequence is MKKKKLPIFLELTIGSLVIIISILAIYTVMQLSILLSFSNDYEKDYLISKYNEINSLSQNINSQISETGFYEFLEDTISEGEYLRIYSPKNTYYEDQSKVWNNINFNHEYNSVDVDFKLIDFDIYKLLSGPTTINGNQYTIQMIKEVDIFEEFMESYFPTLIFILLLGIILSIIGAMYVSKNFIKRLKSLTATMNEIKEKGITKRAEISELNDEIDKVNIIFNSMMDEVQEAFDEQGRFVSDASHELKTPLTALQGHLKMLKRWGKNDKERLDKSLDICLNEVERLKKIVNDMLVLSNVEKSSIDLEKIEEINPNTIVESVIEEYKILNQNVRYIVNFEDNIKMKIDPHDLKQLLIIFIDNSIKYNDKEIIEIEITLKRINEKVHLSIKDNGIGIPQDEINNVIKRFYKVDKSRVNNNSFGIGLSIANRIINNYQGEFEIRSKLNEYTQIIICI, encoded by the coding sequence ATGAAGAAAAAGAAGTTACCAATATTTTTAGAGTTAACAATAGGGTCACTTGTAATAATTATTTCAATATTAGCTATATACACAGTTATGCAATTATCTATTTTACTATCTTTTAGCAATGATTATGAAAAAGACTATTTAATAAGTAAATATAATGAAATAAATAGCTTATCACAAAATATAAATAGCCAAATTTCAGAAACAGGTTTTTATGAATTTTTAGAAGACACTATTTCAGAAGGTGAATATCTTAGAATTTATTCACCTAAGAATACGTATTACGAAGACCAATCTAAAGTTTGGAATAATATAAACTTTAATCATGAGTACAATAGCGTAGATGTAGATTTTAAACTTATTGATTTTGATATATATAAATTATTAAGTGGGCCTACAACAATAAATGGAAATCAATACACTATACAAATGATTAAAGAAGTAGATATTTTTGAGGAGTTTATGGAAAGTTATTTTCCTACATTAATATTTATATTACTCTTAGGTATAATCCTAAGTATAATTGGAGCTATGTATGTTTCAAAGAATTTCATAAAAAGGCTTAAAAGTTTGACAGCTACTATGAATGAAATAAAGGAAAAAGGAATTACTAAAAGAGCAGAAATTTCAGAGTTAAATGATGAAATTGATAAAGTAAATATTATTTTTAACTCAATGATGGATGAAGTACAAGAAGCATTTGATGAACAAGGTAGATTTGTATCTGATGCATCTCATGAGTTAAAAACTCCATTAACAGCGCTTCAAGGTCATTTAAAAATGTTAAAAAGATGGGGAAAAAATGATAAAGAGCGTTTAGATAAATCATTAGATATTTGTTTAAATGAAGTTGAAAGATTAAAGAAGATTGTAAATGATATGTTAGTTCTATCTAATGTAGAAAAATCATCAATAGATTTAGAAAAAATAGAGGAAATTAATCCAAATACAATTGTAGAATCAGTAATAGAAGAATATAAAATTTTAAATCAAAATGTAAGGTATATTGTTAATTTTGAAGACAATATAAAGATGAAAATAGATCCACATGATTTGAAACAACTATTAATTATATTTATTGATAATTCTATTAAGTATAACGATAAAGAAATTATAGAAATTGAAATAACGCTAAAAAGAATAAATGAAAAAGTTCATCTAAGTATCAAAGATAATGGAATAGGAATTCCTCAAGATGAAATTAATAATGTTATTAAAAGATTTTATAAAGTTGATAAATCTAGAGTTAATAACAATTCTTTTGGGATTGGGTTATCTATTGCAAATAGGATTATAAATAACTATCAAGGTGAATTTGAAATAAGAAGTAAATTAAATGAATATACGCAAATAATAATATGTATATAA
- a CDS encoding PepSY domain-containing protein, with the protein MKLKQYLTLGIGMIAGFGLSLAGLSYASKNGNNNVNLITSEKAKTIMLDKVPGATITEFSYDGDDKIPKYDGTLIKDNYEYEVDINAETGEVIKFEKEKVSISNTNNQNTSNLITEEKARTIMLDKVPGATITEFSYDKDDSVPKYEGTLVKDNYEYEIDVNAKTGEVTKFEKEKIDTSNNSSNSSTNNQQSTTKPDSTQSNVSNNTSTNTQSSSYIGEAKAKSIILSKVPGATINKFYLDNDETPEYEAELVKGDMEYEISIDAKTGSIKEFSKEHIDKYDDNDDDDDDRDDD; encoded by the coding sequence ATGAAACTAAAACAATATTTAACATTAGGAATAGGAATGATAGCCGGATTTGGATTATCACTAGCTGGATTGTCATACGCATCAAAAAATGGAAATAATAATGTAAACCTAATAACATCAGAAAAAGCAAAAACTATAATGCTAGATAAAGTTCCAGGAGCAACTATTACGGAATTCTCATATGATGGAGATGATAAAATACCTAAGTATGATGGAACTTTAATAAAAGATAACTATGAGTATGAAGTAGATATAAATGCAGAAACTGGTGAAGTAATAAAGTTTGAAAAAGAAAAAGTATCTATATCTAACACTAATAATCAAAATACAAGTAACTTAATAACAGAAGAAAAGGCTAGAACTATAATGCTAGATAAAGTTCCAGGAGCAACTATTACAGAATTCTCATATGATAAAGATGATAGTGTACCTAAATATGAAGGTACTTTAGTAAAAGATAATTACGAGTACGAGATAGATGTAAATGCAAAAACTGGTGAAGTGACAAAGTTTGAAAAAGAAAAAATAGATACATCAAATAATAGCAGTAACTCATCAACAAATAATCAACAAAGTACTACAAAACCAGATTCTACACAAAGTAATGTAAGTAATAACACTAGCACGAATACACAAAGTAGTTCTTATATAGGAGAAGCAAAAGCTAAATCAATAATTTTAAGCAAAGTTCCTGGAGCTACTATAAATAAGTTTTATCTTGATAATGATGAAACTCCTGAGTATGAAGCTGAACTTGTAAAAGGTGACATGGAGTATGAGATATCAATAGATGCAAAAACAGGTTCAATAAAAGAATTTAGTAAAGAACACATAGATAAATATGACGACAATGATGACGATGACGATGATAGAGACGATGATTAA
- a CDS encoding protein kinase family protein — MDKYYTPGENIKDYNIIKIIGEGRYGIAYLCEKNTNEKYVIKQLKKDMIEKSKNKLFFEEEIMKSFDDKNFPKFIEKFEYDNTKYYVIEYVEGKDFYELLTFDEYEFTRNEIYDIAEKLLNIIITLQEKNIVHRDIRISNVIMNEKKDLVLIDFGLARYIDSKRYKKEIDYWYMADFLLHLYYSSYDDESTELEEKPWYEELDLNNEELIFLKRLMGMEKTYENTDEIMTDLLKIKNKTM; from the coding sequence ATGGACAAATACTATACGCCTGGTGAAAATATAAAAGATTACAATATTATAAAAATAATAGGAGAAGGCAGATATGGAATAGCATATCTATGTGAAAAAAATACAAATGAAAAATATGTAATAAAACAATTAAAAAAAGATATGATTGAAAAAAGTAAGAATAAACTATTTTTCGAAGAAGAAATAATGAAATCTTTTGATGATAAAAATTTTCCTAAGTTCATAGAAAAATTTGAATACGATAATACAAAATATTATGTAATTGAGTATGTAGAAGGAAAAGACTTTTATGAGTTACTGACATTTGATGAATATGAATTTACAAGAAATGAAATATATGATATTGCAGAAAAACTTTTAAATATTATAATAACTCTTCAAGAAAAAAATATAGTTCATAGAGATATTAGAATTTCTAACGTAATAATGAATGAAAAAAAAGATTTGGTATTAATTGATTTTGGATTAGCCAGATATATAGACAGTAAGAGATATAAAAAAGAAATAGATTATTGGTATATGGCAGACTTTTTACTACACCTATATTACTCATCTTATGATGATGAAAGTACGGAATTAGAGGAAAAGCCGTGGTATGAAGAACTAGACCTTAATAATGAAGAATTAATTTTTCTAAAAAGATTAATGGGAATGGAAAAAACATATGAAAATACAGATGAAATAATGACAGACCTTCTGAAGATTAAAAATAAAACTATGTAG
- a CDS encoding ZIP family metal transporter has translation MNTLIGLLIPLIGTTLGAACVFIMKKEMNKLVNKVLLGFAGGVMIAASVWSLIIPAIDMSNDMDKLAFLPAAIGVLIGIVFMLLLDVLIPHLHYNNDKPEGLKNEKIKKTTMLLLAVALHNIPEGMAIGIVFAGVMNDGTAITLASALALSIGIAVQNFPEGAIISMPLRSHGMSKLKSFYYGFLSGVVEPIAAILTIIFSGFIEPLMPYLLSFAAGAMIYVVVEELIPEASEGDHSNLGTIGFAIGFIIMMTLDVALG, from the coding sequence ATGAATACATTAATTGGACTTTTAATACCTCTTATAGGCACAACACTAGGAGCTGCTTGTGTGTTTATAATGAAAAAAGAGATGAATAAATTAGTTAATAAGGTATTACTTGGATTTGCAGGTGGAGTAATGATTGCAGCATCAGTATGGTCACTAATTATACCAGCTATTGATATGAGTAATGATATGGATAAACTAGCTTTTCTTCCTGCAGCAATAGGAGTATTAATAGGAATAGTATTTATGCTTCTTTTAGATGTACTTATACCTCATTTACATTATAATAATGATAAACCAGAAGGATTAAAAAACGAAAAAATAAAGAAAACAACTATGCTTTTGCTTGCAGTTGCACTTCATAATATACCTGAGGGAATGGCAATAGGTATTGTATTTGCAGGAGTTATGAATGATGGAACTGCTATAACTTTAGCTTCAGCACTTGCACTTTCAATTGGAATTGCAGTTCAAAATTTTCCAGAAGGTGCTATAATATCAATGCCTTTAAGAAGTCATGGAATGAGTAAGTTAAAATCATTCTACTATGGATTTTTATCTGGAGTAGTAGAGCCTATTGCAGCAATTTTAACAATTATATTTTCAGGATTTATTGAACCTTTGATGCCATACCTTCTTTCTTTTGCAGCAGGAGCTATGATTTATGTTGTAGTGGAAGAGTTAATTCCAGAAGCATCTGAGGGTGATCATTCTAATCTAGGAACTATTGGATTTGCAATAGGTTTTATAATAATGATGACTTTAGATGTTGCATTAGGATAG